A window of Micrococcus endophyticus contains these coding sequences:
- a CDS encoding FKBP-type peptidyl-prolyl cis-trans isomerase, producing the protein MSSFQTPETTTPRRRRRLLPLVSLGVAGLFLATACASGQDDTPEPHDDAASASQSAAPERAAVGEGQGEPDALEGLSFSEGEDGAPSVEVDGELATDQPTTRVLTAGEGDQVQDGDVLKMSIAVVDPASGDVLAENFTGDPESVPVDQQLKSMNPEMHDLLVRNGVGSVVAAYSPEREVPAPPADGASPSASPSTQTQPAQLFVYKIESILPTQAQGEEVAERDERLPEVTVTDGTPEIGDAEGEAPSEMVVQPLIRGEGPEVGPDDSVTVNYVGETWSEGTRFDSSWERGAPISFSLNQVIPGWKEGLAGQPVGSRVLLSIPAEKAYGEQGSPPDIGPNEPLLFVVDILDAQAPSTPPAN; encoded by the coding sequence ATGAGTTCGTTCCAGACCCCCGAGACCACGACGCCGCGTCGCCGCCGTCGCCTCCTGCCCCTGGTGTCGCTGGGCGTGGCCGGCCTGTTCCTGGCCACCGCCTGCGCCTCCGGCCAGGACGACACGCCGGAGCCGCACGACGACGCCGCCTCCGCCTCGCAGTCCGCCGCGCCCGAGCGCGCCGCGGTCGGCGAGGGCCAGGGCGAGCCGGACGCCCTGGAGGGCCTGTCCTTCTCCGAGGGCGAGGACGGCGCCCCCAGCGTCGAGGTCGACGGCGAGCTCGCCACGGACCAGCCCACCACCCGCGTGCTCACCGCCGGCGAGGGCGACCAGGTGCAGGACGGCGACGTGCTGAAGATGTCGATCGCCGTCGTGGACCCCGCCAGCGGCGACGTGCTCGCCGAGAACTTCACCGGCGACCCCGAGTCCGTGCCCGTGGACCAGCAGCTCAAGAGCATGAACCCGGAGATGCACGACCTGCTGGTGCGCAACGGCGTCGGCTCCGTCGTCGCTGCCTACAGCCCCGAGCGCGAGGTCCCCGCCCCGCCCGCCGACGGCGCCTCGCCGAGCGCGTCCCCCTCCACACAGACCCAGCCCGCCCAGCTCTTCGTGTACAAGATCGAGTCGATCCTGCCCACGCAGGCCCAGGGCGAGGAGGTCGCCGAGCGCGACGAGCGACTGCCCGAGGTCACCGTGACCGACGGCACCCCGGAGATCGGCGACGCCGAGGGCGAGGCCCCGTCCGAGATGGTGGTCCAGCCGCTGATCCGCGGCGAGGGCCCCGAAGTGGGCCCGGACGACTCCGTGACCGTCAACTACGTGGGCGAGACCTGGTCCGAGGGCACCCGGTTCGACTCCTCGTGGGAGCGCGGCGCCCCCATCTCCTTCTCCCTGAACCAGGTGATCCCCGGCTGGAAGGAGGGCCTGGCGGGCCAGCCCGTGGGCTCGCGCGTCCTGCTGTCGATCCCGGCGGAGAAGGCCTACGGTGAGCAGGGCAGCCCGCCGGACATCGGCCCGAACGAGCCCCTGCTGTTCGTGGTGGACATCCTGGACGCCCAGGCCCCGTCCACCCCGCCGGCGAACTGA
- a CDS encoding DEAD/DEAH box helicase: MSHAPASATPPEEPQLSPAERFARAKAARHHAGSELGRFASRLGFPLDDFQRRACAEVEDGHGVLVAAPTGAGKTVVGEFAVHLALARGTKAFYTTPIKALSNQKHADLSRVHGAENVGLLTGDTSVNPDAPVVVMTTEVLRNMLYAQSDTLTDLGFVVMDEVHYLADRFRGPVWEEVIIHLPEHVQLISLSATVSNAEEFGAWLDTVRGATTVIVSEHRPVPLWQHVMAGGRLYDLFAEDIAFEDTADRDGEALLNPELKRLGQEAERRSERPDWGRPGRHRGRGGRDGGQRGRGGRGGDGRKGGRDAGRRGRHGSHAMDRERPVTGRVRGQEDGERRGPRLSTSRPEMIRALDREGLLPCITFIFSRTGCDAAVEQCLRAGLDLTTAHEKALVAERVEQAARLLPVEDLEILGYWAWRDGLSRGFAAHHAGMLPPFKEAVEDLFAAGALKAVFATETLALGINMPARSVVIEKLVKFNGENHVDITPGEYTQLTGRAGRRGIDVEGHAVVMWRPGLDPAAVAGLASRRTYPLKSSFRPTYNMSANLLAQVGAERARGILESSFAQFQADRSVVGLAREVRSKQASLEKYEEAMQCHLGDFSEYLALRKELASAEKSGSQGRRRAQLAAVKESLADLAVGDVVELDAGRALGRAVVVFPAGNPQNPRVGVVTDKAQLRRITVDDVAGPVEPVAGAALPQVLQVKTPTQRKDVAALMREAVRTGRPPSGGGRRASGFRLREDPAAPRVEELRRALQRHPCHACQDREEHARWGDRWWGMRREVSVLRERIAGRTNTIARTFDRVVGLLRSYGYVHEDASSPRQALTARGEALRRIYGERDLFTSLVLQDPTVQGLTPEEWAAVAALLVYQGKGEAGHGVVPMPTARLAEVADAAERIEERLRTDEAQTRLEPTPPTDPGLVGPMHRWVRGASLRRTLEGADLAAGDFVRWARQVIDVLDQLANVPGDARRSRACRKAADLVSRGVVATSLPAATAREADED; encoded by the coding sequence ATGTCCCACGCCCCCGCGTCCGCGACCCCGCCCGAGGAGCCGCAGCTCAGCCCGGCCGAGCGCTTCGCCCGCGCCAAGGCGGCCCGCCACCACGCCGGCTCCGAGCTGGGCCGCTTCGCCTCCCGCCTCGGCTTCCCGCTCGACGACTTCCAGCGGCGCGCGTGCGCCGAGGTCGAGGACGGCCACGGGGTCCTCGTGGCCGCGCCCACGGGTGCCGGCAAGACCGTGGTGGGGGAGTTCGCGGTCCATCTGGCCCTGGCCCGCGGCACGAAGGCGTTCTACACCACGCCCATCAAGGCGCTGAGCAACCAGAAGCACGCGGACTTGTCCCGGGTGCACGGCGCGGAGAACGTTGGGCTGCTGACGGGGGACACCTCCGTGAACCCGGACGCCCCCGTGGTGGTGATGACCACCGAGGTGCTGCGCAACATGCTCTACGCGCAGTCGGACACCCTCACGGACCTCGGCTTCGTGGTGATGGACGAGGTCCACTACCTGGCGGACCGGTTCCGCGGCCCGGTGTGGGAGGAGGTCATCATCCACCTGCCCGAGCACGTGCAGCTGATCTCCCTGTCCGCCACGGTCTCCAACGCCGAGGAGTTCGGCGCCTGGCTGGACACGGTGCGCGGGGCCACCACCGTGATCGTCTCCGAGCACCGGCCCGTCCCGCTGTGGCAGCACGTGATGGCCGGCGGGCGGCTCTACGACCTCTTCGCCGAGGACATCGCCTTCGAGGACACGGCGGACCGGGACGGCGAGGCCCTGCTCAACCCCGAGCTCAAGCGGCTCGGGCAGGAGGCCGAGCGCCGCTCCGAGCGCCCCGACTGGGGCCGGCCCGGACGGCACCGCGGGCGCGGCGGCCGCGACGGCGGTCAGCGGGGCCGGGGAGGCCGGGGCGGGGACGGCAGGAAGGGCGGGCGCGACGCCGGCCGCCGCGGCCGGCACGGCTCCCACGCCATGGACCGCGAGCGGCCCGTCACCGGTCGCGTCCGGGGCCAGGAGGACGGCGAGCGGCGCGGGCCGCGGCTGTCCACCTCCCGCCCCGAGATGATCCGGGCGCTGGACCGCGAGGGCCTGCTGCCGTGCATCACCTTCATCTTCTCCCGCACCGGCTGCGACGCCGCCGTGGAGCAGTGCCTGCGCGCCGGCCTCGACCTCACCACCGCGCACGAGAAGGCCCTCGTGGCCGAGCGCGTGGAGCAGGCCGCGCGCCTGCTGCCCGTGGAGGACCTCGAGATCCTCGGCTACTGGGCGTGGCGGGACGGGCTCTCCCGCGGCTTCGCCGCGCACCACGCCGGCATGCTGCCCCCGTTCAAGGAGGCCGTCGAGGACCTGTTCGCCGCCGGCGCGCTCAAGGCCGTTTTCGCCACGGAGACCCTCGCGCTGGGCATCAACATGCCGGCGCGCTCCGTGGTCATCGAGAAGCTCGTGAAGTTCAACGGCGAGAACCACGTGGACATCACGCCGGGGGAGTACACCCAGCTCACCGGACGCGCGGGCCGCCGCGGGATCGACGTCGAGGGCCACGCCGTGGTGATGTGGCGCCCCGGGCTGGACCCGGCCGCCGTCGCCGGCCTGGCCTCCCGCCGCACCTACCCGCTGAAGTCCTCGTTCCGGCCCACCTACAACATGTCCGCCAACCTGCTCGCGCAGGTGGGCGCGGAGCGGGCGCGGGGGATCCTGGAGTCTTCGTTCGCCCAGTTCCAGGCGGACCGCTCCGTGGTGGGGCTGGCCCGCGAGGTGCGCTCCAAGCAGGCGAGCCTCGAGAAGTACGAGGAGGCCATGCAGTGCCACCTCGGGGACTTCTCCGAGTACCTCGCCCTGCGCAAGGAGCTCGCCTCCGCCGAGAAGTCCGGCTCACAGGGGCGCCGCCGCGCCCAGCTCGCGGCCGTGAAGGAGTCCCTTGCGGACCTCGCCGTGGGCGACGTCGTCGAGCTCGACGCCGGCCGCGCGCTGGGCCGCGCCGTCGTCGTGTTCCCGGCGGGCAACCCCCAGAACCCGCGCGTGGGCGTGGTGACGGACAAGGCGCAGCTGCGGCGCATCACGGTGGACGACGTCGCCGGGCCGGTCGAGCCCGTGGCCGGCGCGGCCCTGCCCCAGGTGCTCCAGGTCAAGACCCCCACGCAGCGCAAGGACGTCGCCGCCCTCATGCGCGAGGCCGTGCGCACTGGGCGCCCGCCCTCCGGCGGCGGACGCCGGGCCAGCGGCTTCCGGCTCCGGGAGGACCCGGCCGCGCCCCGCGTGGAGGAGCTGCGCCGCGCCCTGCAGCGCCACCCCTGCCACGCGTGCCAGGACCGCGAGGAGCACGCCCGCTGGGGCGACCGCTGGTGGGGCATGCGCCGGGAGGTCTCCGTGCTGCGCGAGCGCATCGCCGGCCGCACCAACACCATCGCCCGCACCTTCGACCGCGTGGTCGGGCTGCTGCGCTCCTACGGCTACGTCCACGAGGACGCCTCCTCGCCGCGGCAGGCCCTCACGGCCCGCGGCGAGGCACTGCGCCGGATCTACGGCGAGCGGGACCTGTTCACCTCGCTCGTGCTGCAGGACCCCACCGTCCAGGGGCTCACGCCGGAGGAGTGGGCGGCCGTCGCCGCGCTGCTCGTCTACCAGGGCAAGGGGGAGGCCGGCCACGGCGTCGTCCCCATGCCCACGGCACGCCTGGCCGAGGTGGCCGACGCCGCCGAGCGCATCGAGGAGCGGCTGCGCACGGACGAGGCCCAGACCCGGCTCGAGCCCACCCCGCCCACCGACCCGGGCCTCGTCGGGCCCATGCACCGCTGGGTGCGGGGCGCGAGCCTGCGCCGCACCCTCGAGGGCGCGGACCTCGCCGCCGGCGACTTCGTGCGCTGGGCGCGCCAGGTGATCGACGTGCTGGACCAGCTCGCCAACGTGCCCGGGGACGCCCGCCGCAGCCGGGCCTGCCGCAAGGCGGCCGACCTGGTCTCTCGCGGCGTCGTCGCCACCTCCCTGCCCGCCGCCACCGCCCGGGAGGCGGACGAGGACTAG
- a CDS encoding helix-turn-helix transcriptional regulator, translating into MAPPASRRAGDEAAERIISLLWLLLSAPHGLERDRIRRQVVGYEGLSDAAFEKLFQRDRRVLRAVGVPLETLEADSFEEEAQGVRHRVVRDAMLLRDLDLTVDERRALVRARRLWGDSPLRADVVRAVGLLFAPTPDLAADDELAGYHALTPRADPRLEALTQAVAEEAVLRFPYRDARGRESRRTVRAWFLTLVRGRWYLTGWDADREAERSFRLTRMEGEPRRVERAASLPGRPADHDHADLVARLAGQADAERVRVWLAPGRGQGVRAVGERVDPRAEDGAAPGDGWELWEAPAGTHEDGLAAEVGGLLGRAVPSAAEPDLARRVADALATAARAHAGPAAPALLEVPLAPPVRRRARDSSEDLVGRLLDIVGLANRADGVDRAELRARLGVTEDRLDADLETLRYCGMPERDFPGFQFEVDEEGGRVHVRRAADLAGPVRLTRPEGHSLVAALQTVADLPVLDDADRAAARSAQRRIAEAVLDAGGAAASAADDEALAEAEAGTAPTPAPGGAVAAHWDVAVDPETVRTLLAAIAERRVLRLDYRSVHADVLSERDVEPLAVVQDGARLYLRAWCRSAGEDRVFRVDRIGAAAATGEAFAPRARPARWRVHPDEAAGTPAVLRWAHRVRDAAAGYRPEAQADLPDGDRLTRVRLTDADVAAALVGRHGGAVEVLSPAAMRAHVKDALDRAVDALAAR; encoded by the coding sequence ATGGCCCCTCCCGCCTCCCGGCGCGCCGGCGACGAGGCCGCCGAGCGGATCATCTCGCTGCTGTGGCTGCTGCTGTCCGCACCCCACGGCCTCGAGCGTGACCGGATCCGGCGCCAGGTCGTCGGCTACGAGGGGCTCTCGGACGCCGCCTTCGAGAAGCTGTTCCAGCGGGACCGCCGCGTGCTGCGCGCCGTGGGGGTCCCGCTGGAGACGCTCGAGGCGGACTCCTTCGAGGAGGAGGCGCAGGGCGTCCGCCACCGCGTGGTGCGCGACGCGATGCTGCTGCGCGACCTCGACCTCACCGTGGACGAGCGCCGCGCCCTCGTGCGCGCCCGCCGTCTCTGGGGCGACTCGCCCCTGCGCGCCGACGTCGTGCGCGCCGTGGGGCTGCTCTTCGCCCCGACCCCGGACCTGGCCGCCGACGACGAGCTGGCCGGCTACCATGCCCTCACGCCGCGGGCGGACCCCCGGCTCGAGGCCCTGACCCAGGCCGTCGCCGAGGAGGCCGTCCTGCGCTTCCCCTACCGCGACGCGCGGGGCCGGGAGAGCCGGCGGACCGTGCGGGCGTGGTTCCTCACGCTCGTGCGCGGCCGCTGGTACCTCACCGGCTGGGACGCGGACCGCGAGGCCGAGCGCAGCTTCCGCCTGACCCGCATGGAGGGCGAGCCGCGCCGCGTGGAGCGCGCCGCGTCCCTGCCGGGGCGCCCCGCCGACCACGACCACGCCGACCTGGTGGCCCGCCTGGCCGGCCAGGCCGACGCCGAGCGCGTGCGCGTCTGGCTCGCCCCCGGGCGCGGCCAGGGCGTGCGGGCCGTGGGCGAGCGGGTCGACCCCCGCGCCGAGGACGGTGCCGCGCCCGGGGACGGCTGGGAGCTCTGGGAGGCGCCCGCCGGCACCCACGAGGACGGCCTCGCCGCCGAGGTCGGCGGCCTGCTGGGCCGTGCGGTGCCCTCTGCCGCCGAGCCGGACCTGGCCCGGCGCGTGGCCGACGCCCTGGCCACCGCCGCCCGGGCGCACGCCGGGCCCGCCGCGCCCGCGCTGCTCGAGGTGCCGCTGGCCCCGCCCGTGCGGCGGCGCGCCCGGGACTCGAGCGAAGACCTCGTGGGCCGGCTCCTGGACATCGTGGGGCTCGCCAACCGGGCCGACGGCGTCGACCGCGCCGAGCTGCGCGCCCGGCTGGGCGTCACCGAGGATCGGCTGGACGCCGACCTCGAGACCCTGCGCTACTGCGGCATGCCCGAGCGCGACTTCCCCGGCTTCCAGTTCGAGGTGGACGAGGAGGGCGGTCGGGTGCACGTGCGCCGCGCCGCCGACCTCGCCGGCCCCGTGCGGCTGACGCGCCCGGAGGGGCACAGCCTCGTGGCCGCCCTGCAGACCGTGGCGGACCTGCCCGTGCTCGACGACGCCGACCGCGCGGCCGCCCGCTCGGCGCAGCGGCGCATCGCCGAGGCCGTCCTGGACGCGGGCGGCGCGGCCGCCTCGGCGGCGGACGACGAGGCGCTGGCCGAGGCCGAGGCCGGGACGGCGCCGACTCCCGCGCCCGGTGGGGCCGTGGCCGCGCACTGGGACGTGGCCGTCGATCCGGAGACCGTCCGGACGCTGCTGGCCGCGATCGCCGAGCGCCGCGTCCTGCGACTGGACTACCGCTCGGTGCACGCCGACGTGCTGAGCGAGCGCGACGTCGAGCCGCTCGCCGTCGTCCAGGACGGCGCCCGCCTGTACCTGCGCGCCTGGTGCCGCTCCGCCGGGGAGGACCGGGTGTTCCGCGTGGACCGGATCGGCGCGGCCGCGGCGACGGGGGAGGCCTTCGCCCCCCGCGCGCGGCCGGCCCGCTGGCGCGTCCACCCGGACGAGGCGGCGGGCACTCCGGCCGTGCTGCGCTGGGCCCACCGCGTGCGCGACGCCGCGGCAGGCTACCGGCCCGAGGCGCAGGCGGACCTGCCTGACGGCGACCGTCTCACCCGGGTGCGCCTCACCGACGCGGACGTGGCCGCGGCCCTCGTGGGCCGCCACGGCGGCGCCGTCGAGGTGCTGTCCCCGGCCGCGATGCGCGCCCATGTGAAGGACGCGCTGGACCGCGCCGTCGACGCCCTCGCGGCGCGGTAG
- the tatC gene encoding twin-arginine translocase subunit TatC, giving the protein MSEVEEVARRTRRRRRRDNPTGEMPLREHLTELRNRVVKAGVAVLLGMVVGFLIYQPVMAELFRPVNELSRDGRISAIAYDTVASPFDLMLKVSLFIGLIVSSPVWLYQIWAFIVPGLKKAEKKYALGFIAAAVPLFLLGMGLGWLVMPQAVQFFVGFTPEGGATLPTASVYISFVTRLYLAFGVAMVLPVLLVGLNMLGVLPGRTIVKHWRITVFLIMLIAAIAAPGADAISMVYMAVPLVLLFGVAIALCLWGDRRRARRAVRREQDIETELASGPKPLHEI; this is encoded by the coding sequence ATGAGCGAGGTCGAGGAGGTCGCCCGGCGCACGCGGCGCCGGCGCCGCCGGGACAACCCCACGGGGGAGATGCCGCTGCGCGAGCACCTCACCGAGCTGCGCAACCGCGTGGTCAAGGCGGGCGTGGCGGTGCTGCTCGGCATGGTGGTCGGGTTCCTCATCTACCAGCCCGTGATGGCCGAGCTGTTCCGGCCGGTCAACGAGCTCTCCCGCGACGGGCGCATCTCGGCGATCGCCTACGACACCGTGGCCTCGCCGTTCGACCTCATGCTCAAGGTCAGCCTCTTCATTGGTCTGATCGTCTCCAGCCCGGTCTGGCTCTACCAGATCTGGGCCTTCATCGTGCCGGGTCTGAAGAAGGCGGAGAAGAAGTACGCGCTCGGGTTCATCGCCGCCGCCGTCCCGCTCTTCCTGCTCGGCATGGGCCTGGGCTGGCTCGTGATGCCGCAGGCCGTCCAGTTCTTCGTGGGCTTCACCCCCGAGGGCGGGGCCACCCTGCCCACGGCGTCGGTCTACATCAGCTTCGTCACGCGCCTCTACCTGGCGTTCGGCGTGGCCATGGTCCTGCCGGTGCTGCTGGTGGGCCTCAACATGCTCGGCGTCCTGCCGGGGCGCACCATCGTGAAGCACTGGCGCATCACGGTGTTCCTCATCATGCTGATCGCCGCCATCGCCGCCCCCGGTGCGGACGCGATCTCGATGGTCTACATGGCCGTCCCGCTCGTGCTGCTCTTCGGCGTGGCGATCGCCCTGTGCCTGTGGGGCGACCGGCGTCGCGCCAGGCGCGCAGTCCGCCGCGAGCAGGACATCGAAACCGAGCTCGCCTCGGGCCCGAAGCCGCTCCACGAGATCTGA
- a CDS encoding FKBP-type peptidyl-prolyl cis-trans isomerase, translating into MSFGQRDYDRTKPEIDFPGENPPTELVVEDLIAGSGPAVEAGSRVQVHYVGVAWSTGEEFDASWNRGTPLPLTVGVGQVIAGWDQGLLGMQVGGRRRLEIPPHLGYGARGAGSAIGPNETLIFVCDLVSVD; encoded by the coding sequence GTGTCCTTCGGACAGCGCGACTACGACCGCACGAAGCCCGAGATCGACTTCCCGGGCGAGAACCCGCCCACCGAGCTGGTGGTGGAGGACCTGATCGCCGGCTCCGGCCCCGCCGTGGAGGCCGGCTCCCGCGTGCAGGTCCACTACGTGGGCGTGGCCTGGTCCACCGGCGAGGAGTTCGACGCCTCGTGGAACCGCGGCACCCCGCTGCCGCTGACCGTGGGCGTCGGCCAGGTCATCGCCGGCTGGGACCAGGGCCTGCTGGGCATGCAGGTGGGCGGCCGCCGCCGCCTCGAGATCCCGCCGCACCTGGGCTACGGCGCCCGCGGCGCCGGCTCGGCCATCGGCCCGAACGAGACGCTGATCTTCGTCTGCGACCTCGTCTCGGTCGACTGA
- the tatA gene encoding Sec-independent protein translocase subunit TatA, with translation MAGLQGWQLVIIILLAILLFAAPKLPAMARNLGQSMRIFSSEVKQMRTEDKGAKDGKDARSGSGSTAADEPVEGRVVERDETDVRPRDER, from the coding sequence ATGGCCGGTCTCCAGGGATGGCAGCTCGTCATCATCATCCTCCTCGCGATCCTGCTCTTCGCCGCGCCGAAGCTGCCCGCGATGGCCCGCAACCTGGGCCAGTCGATGCGCATCTTCTCCTCCGAGGTGAAGCAGATGCGCACCGAGGACAAGGGCGCCAAGGACGGCAAGGACGCGCGCTCCGGTAGCGGCTCCACCGCGGCCGACGAGCCGGTCGAGGGCCGCGTCGTCGAGCGCGACGAGACCGACGTCCGCCCCCGCGACGAGCGCTGA
- a CDS encoding RNA polymerase-binding protein RbpA: MSDRSLRGMRLGAQSLESEAGVEPAARQRVEYRTEDGEQVFVTFSVEADVPATWTSKTGKEAFLVSGEKPAEAEGKPVRTHWDMLRERRSLEELQETYALQLNKLRASRGEDVDA; the protein is encoded by the coding sequence GTGAGCGATCGCAGCCTGCGGGGCATGCGCCTGGGCGCGCAGTCCCTGGAGTCCGAGGCCGGCGTCGAGCCCGCCGCGCGCCAGCGCGTGGAGTACCGCACGGAGGACGGCGAGCAGGTGTTCGTGACCTTCTCCGTGGAGGCGGACGTCCCGGCCACCTGGACCTCGAAGACCGGCAAGGAGGCGTTCCTCGTCAGCGGCGAGAAGCCCGCCGAGGCCGAGGGCAAGCCCGTGCGCACCCACTGGGACATGCTGCGCGAGCGCCGCAGCCTGGAGGAGCTCCAGGAGACCTACGCGCTCCAGCTCAACAAGCTGCGCGCCAGCCGCGGTGAGGACGTCGACGCCTGA
- a CDS encoding SPFH domain-containing protein: METIIILVVLAVLAAVIVASSVKIIPQARTANIERLGKYNRTAGAGLTMIIPFVDRMLPMVDMREQVVSFPPQPVITEDNLVVSIDTVVYFQVTDAKAATYEIANYIHAVEQLTTTTLRNVVGGMNLEEALTSRDSINSQLRGVLDEATTRWGLRVSRVELKAIDPPMSIQDSMEKQMRAERDRRAAILTAEGTKQAAILTAEGERQSQILSAEGEAQARVLRANAEAEAIEVVFDAIHSGGADSEVLAYQYLQALPKIADGESNTMFVVPAELTRALQGLGEAFSPAGDGESRRPSPSGARGEAAERAGEHGGASPERPRRPRGSRPTTADALRSSGVMDAMTAGAVTAQEMPQTSLDEALATPKELEPDPSAGRAPGRRPAGETDGNGVGH; this comes from the coding sequence ATGGAAACCATCATCATCCTGGTCGTCCTCGCCGTGCTGGCGGCGGTGATCGTGGCCTCGTCGGTCAAGATCATCCCGCAGGCGCGCACGGCGAACATCGAGCGGCTCGGCAAGTACAACCGGACGGCCGGCGCCGGTCTGACGATGATCATCCCGTTCGTGGACCGCATGCTGCCCATGGTGGACATGCGCGAGCAGGTCGTCTCCTTCCCGCCGCAGCCGGTGATCACGGAGGACAACCTCGTGGTCTCGATCGACACGGTGGTCTACTTCCAGGTGACGGACGCGAAGGCCGCCACCTACGAGATCGCCAACTACATCCACGCCGTGGAGCAGCTGACCACCACCACGCTGCGCAACGTGGTCGGCGGCATGAACCTCGAGGAGGCCCTGACCTCCCGCGACTCCATCAACTCGCAGCTGCGCGGCGTCCTCGACGAGGCCACCACCCGCTGGGGCCTGCGCGTCTCGCGGGTGGAGCTCAAGGCCATCGACCCGCCCATGTCCATCCAGGACTCCATGGAGAAGCAGATGCGCGCCGAGCGGGACCGCCGCGCGGCCATCCTCACCGCCGAGGGCACCAAGCAGGCGGCCATCCTCACCGCGGAGGGCGAGCGGCAGTCCCAGATCCTCTCGGCCGAGGGCGAGGCGCAGGCCCGCGTCCTGCGCGCCAACGCCGAGGCCGAGGCCATCGAGGTGGTCTTCGACGCGATCCACAGCGGCGGCGCCGACTCCGAGGTCCTGGCCTACCAGTACCTGCAGGCCCTGCCGAAGATCGCCGACGGCGAGTCGAACACCATGTTCGTGGTCCCCGCAGAGCTCACCCGGGCCCTGCAGGGGCTCGGCGAGGCATTCTCCCCCGCCGGCGACGGCGAGTCCCGCCGCCCCTCCCCGTCCGGGGCCCGGGGCGAGGCCGCCGAGCGCGCGGGCGAGCACGGCGGCGCTTCGCCGGAGCGGCCGCGGCGTCCCCGCGGTTCCCGCCCGACGACGGCGGACGCCCTGCGCTCATCCGGCGTGATGGACGCGATGACCGCCGGCGCCGTGACGGCCCAGGAGATGCCCCAGACGTCTCTGGACGAGGCGCTGGCCACCCCGAAGGAGCTCGAGCCGGACCCCTCCGCGGGGCGCGCGCCGGGCCGACGCCCCGCGGGCGAGACCGACGGGAATGGTGTGGGACACTGA
- a CDS encoding polyprenol monophosphomannose synthase encodes MRVLTIIPTYNEIESLPLTLGRLRDAVPTSDVLVVDDASPDGTGQWADARAAQDPSVHVLHRTTKDGLGGAYIAGFRWGLERGYDVLVEMDADGSHQPEQLPRLLDAVRTADLVIGSRRVPGGKMVNWPASRKMISWAGSLYPRIMLGLRLTDVTAGYRAYRAETLRAIDLDAIESKGYGFQVDMTFRTARLGKRIVEVPITFVERELGESKMNGGIIGEAVVNVTRWGLAARWEGLRSRLGL; translated from the coding sequence ATGCGCGTGCTGACCATCATCCCCACCTACAACGAGATCGAGTCGCTGCCGTTGACCCTCGGCCGCCTCCGGGACGCCGTCCCGACCTCGGACGTGCTCGTGGTGGACGACGCCTCGCCGGACGGCACCGGCCAGTGGGCGGACGCCCGCGCCGCGCAGGACCCGAGCGTCCACGTGCTGCACCGCACCACCAAGGACGGCCTGGGCGGGGCGTACATCGCCGGCTTCCGCTGGGGGCTGGAGCGCGGCTACGACGTGCTCGTGGAGATGGACGCGGACGGCTCGCACCAGCCGGAGCAGCTGCCGCGCCTGCTGGACGCCGTCCGCACGGCCGACCTCGTGATCGGCTCGCGCCGCGTGCCGGGCGGCAAGATGGTCAACTGGCCCGCCTCCCGCAAGATGATCTCCTGGGCCGGCTCCCTCTACCCGCGTATCATGCTGGGCCTGCGCCTGACGGACGTCACCGCCGGCTACCGCGCCTACCGCGCCGAGACGCTGCGCGCCATCGACCTCGACGCGATCGAGTCCAAGGGCTACGGCTTCCAGGTGGACATGACCTTCCGCACCGCCCGCCTGGGCAAGCGCATCGTCGAGGTGCCCATCACCTTCGTGGAGCGCGAGCTGGGCGAGTCCAAGATGAACGGCGGCATCATCGGCGAGGCCGTGGTCAACGTGACCCGCTGGGGCCTGGCCGCCCGCTGGGAGGGCCTGCGCTCCCGCCTGGGCCTCTGA